From the genome of Poecile atricapillus isolate bPoeAtr1 chromosome 23, bPoeAtr1.hap1, whole genome shotgun sequence, one region includes:
- the KCTD20 gene encoding BTB/POZ domain-containing protein KCTD20 isoform X2, with the protein MSRHSSLRKRHQLLTARRPSMNGNCAGGTEWLRNLESSCPVENRTVAAHESEESSVVLGGHSPAAPRTEGLDSECRHNTCPERHGCCALSSSSSSQTVAPEKVTLVVDGTRFAVNPQIFTAHPDTMLGRMFGPGREYNFTRPNEKGEYEIAEGISSAVFRTVLDYYKTGIINCPDGISIPDLRDTCDYLCINFDFNTIKCQDLSALLHELSNDGAHKQFDSYLEELILPIMVDSARKGERECHIVVLTDEDTVDWDEDHPPPMGEEYSQILYSSKLYRFFKYIENRDVAKAVLKERGLKNIRIGIEGYPTCKEKVKRRPGGRSEVIYNYVQRPFIQMSWEKEEGKSRHVDFQCVRSKSLTNLVTVGDDVSEDHEVIMHHPPQVDELDRLNAPFSQMVVNDLPD; encoded by the exons ctcttctcTTAGGAAACGCCACCAACTCCTCACAGCACGGAGGCCCAGCATGAATGGGAACTGTGCTGGGGGCACAGAATGGTTGAGAAATCTGGAGTCCAGCTGTCCTGTGGAAAACAGAACTGTAGCAGCCCATGAGTCAGAAGAAAGTTCTGTGGTGTTAGGAGgtcacagccctgcagctcccaggactGAGG GTTTGGATTCTGAATGCCGACACAACACTTGCCCA GAACGCCATGGATGCTGTGCATTGTCTTCAAGCAGCAGTTCCCAGACAGTAGCTCCAGAGAAAGTGACCCTGGTGGTGGATGGCACCCGCTTTGCTGTGAATCCCCAGATCTTTACTGCTCACCCTGACACCATGCTGGGAAG AATGTTTGGGCCAGGCAGAGAGTACAATTTCACCCGGCCAAATGAGAAGGGCGAGTACGAGATCGCAGAAGGGATCAGCTCAGCTGTGTTCCGCACAGTGCTG GATTATTACAAAACTGGAATAATTAACTGCCCTGATGGGATTTCCATCCCAGACCTTCGAGACACGTGTGATTACCTCTGCATAAACTTTGATTTCAACACAATCAAATGTCAAGATTTAA GTGCTCTGTTACACGAGCTCTCCAATGATGGGGCTCACAAGCAGTTCGACAGCTACCTGGAGGAGCTGATCCTGCCCATCATGGTGGACAGCGCGAGGAAGGGGGAGCGCGAGTGTCACATCGTCGTACTGACCGATGAGGACACCGTGGACTGGGATGAGGATCATCCACCTCCCATGGGAGAGGAGTATTCACAAA TCCTTTACAGTTCCAAGCTGTACAGATTCTTCAAGTACATTGAGAACCGGGATGTGGCAAAAGCTGTGTTAAAGGAACGGGGCCTGAAGAACATTCGCATTGGCATCGAAG GGTATCCCACCTGCAAGGAGAAGGTGAAGAGGAGGCCCGGTGGCCGCTCCGAGGTGATCTACAACTACGTGCAGCGGCCGTTCATCCAGATGTcctgggagaaggaggagggcaAGAGCCGCCACGTTGATTTCCAGTGTGTTCGGAGCAAATCCCTAACAAACCTGGTAACGGTGGGGGATGATGTTTCAGAGGACCACGAAGTTATAATGCATCACCCCCCACAAGTGGATGAACTGGACAGGCTGAATGCCCCCTTCTCCCAAATGGTTGTTAATGATCTACCGGATTAG
- the KCTD20 gene encoding BTB/POZ domain-containing protein KCTD20 isoform X3 gives MNGNCAGGTEWLRNLESSCPVENRTVAAHESEESSVVLGGHSPAAPRTEGLDSECRHNTCPVSPQISGMLSAPEEPHNCHIPDGNKRQLEYFNTQERHGCCALSSSSSSQTVAPEKVTLVVDGTRFAVNPQIFTAHPDTMLGRMFGPGREYNFTRPNEKGEYEIAEGISSAVFRTVLDYYKTGIINCPDGISIPDLRDTCDYLCINFDFNTIKCQDLSALLHELSNDGAHKQFDSYLEELILPIMVDSARKGERECHIVVLTDEDTVDWDEDHPPPMGEEYSQILYSSKLYRFFKYIENRDVAKAVLKERGLKNIRIGIEGYPTCKEKVKRRPGGRSEVIYNYVQRPFIQMSWEKEEGKSRHVDFQCVRSKSLTNLVTVGDDVSEDHEVIMHHPPQVDELDRLNAPFSQMVVNDLPD, from the exons ATGAATGGGAACTGTGCTGGGGGCACAGAATGGTTGAGAAATCTGGAGTCCAGCTGTCCTGTGGAAAACAGAACTGTAGCAGCCCATGAGTCAGAAGAAAGTTCTGTGGTGTTAGGAGgtcacagccctgcagctcccaggactGAGG GTTTGGATTCTGAATGCCGACACAACACTTGCCCAGTAAGTCCCCAGATCAGTGGCATGCTGTCTGCTCCTGAAGAACCTCACAACTGCCATATCCCAGATGGAAATAAGAGACAGCTGGAATATTTTAATACCCAGGAACGCCATGGATGCTGTGCATTGTCTTCAAGCAGCAGTTCCCAGACAGTAGCTCCAGAGAAAGTGACCCTGGTGGTGGATGGCACCCGCTTTGCTGTGAATCCCCAGATCTTTACTGCTCACCCTGACACCATGCTGGGAAG AATGTTTGGGCCAGGCAGAGAGTACAATTTCACCCGGCCAAATGAGAAGGGCGAGTACGAGATCGCAGAAGGGATCAGCTCAGCTGTGTTCCGCACAGTGCTG GATTATTACAAAACTGGAATAATTAACTGCCCTGATGGGATTTCCATCCCAGACCTTCGAGACACGTGTGATTACCTCTGCATAAACTTTGATTTCAACACAATCAAATGTCAAGATTTAA GTGCTCTGTTACACGAGCTCTCCAATGATGGGGCTCACAAGCAGTTCGACAGCTACCTGGAGGAGCTGATCCTGCCCATCATGGTGGACAGCGCGAGGAAGGGGGAGCGCGAGTGTCACATCGTCGTACTGACCGATGAGGACACCGTGGACTGGGATGAGGATCATCCACCTCCCATGGGAGAGGAGTATTCACAAA TCCTTTACAGTTCCAAGCTGTACAGATTCTTCAAGTACATTGAGAACCGGGATGTGGCAAAAGCTGTGTTAAAGGAACGGGGCCTGAAGAACATTCGCATTGGCATCGAAG GGTATCCCACCTGCAAGGAGAAGGTGAAGAGGAGGCCCGGTGGCCGCTCCGAGGTGATCTACAACTACGTGCAGCGGCCGTTCATCCAGATGTcctgggagaaggaggagggcaAGAGCCGCCACGTTGATTTCCAGTGTGTTCGGAGCAAATCCCTAACAAACCTGGTAACGGTGGGGGATGATGTTTCAGAGGACCACGAAGTTATAATGCATCACCCCCCACAAGTGGATGAACTGGACAGGCTGAATGCCCCCTTCTCCCAAATGGTTGTTAATGATCTACCGGATTAG
- the KCTD20 gene encoding BTB/POZ domain-containing protein KCTD20 isoform X1 produces MSRHSSLRKRHQLLTARRPSMNGNCAGGTEWLRNLESSCPVENRTVAAHESEESSVVLGGHSPAAPRTEGLDSECRHNTCPVSPQISGMLSAPEEPHNCHIPDGNKRQLEYFNTQERHGCCALSSSSSSQTVAPEKVTLVVDGTRFAVNPQIFTAHPDTMLGRMFGPGREYNFTRPNEKGEYEIAEGISSAVFRTVLDYYKTGIINCPDGISIPDLRDTCDYLCINFDFNTIKCQDLSALLHELSNDGAHKQFDSYLEELILPIMVDSARKGERECHIVVLTDEDTVDWDEDHPPPMGEEYSQILYSSKLYRFFKYIENRDVAKAVLKERGLKNIRIGIEGYPTCKEKVKRRPGGRSEVIYNYVQRPFIQMSWEKEEGKSRHVDFQCVRSKSLTNLVTVGDDVSEDHEVIMHHPPQVDELDRLNAPFSQMVVNDLPD; encoded by the exons ctcttctcTTAGGAAACGCCACCAACTCCTCACAGCACGGAGGCCCAGCATGAATGGGAACTGTGCTGGGGGCACAGAATGGTTGAGAAATCTGGAGTCCAGCTGTCCTGTGGAAAACAGAACTGTAGCAGCCCATGAGTCAGAAGAAAGTTCTGTGGTGTTAGGAGgtcacagccctgcagctcccaggactGAGG GTTTGGATTCTGAATGCCGACACAACACTTGCCCAGTAAGTCCCCAGATCAGTGGCATGCTGTCTGCTCCTGAAGAACCTCACAACTGCCATATCCCAGATGGAAATAAGAGACAGCTGGAATATTTTAATACCCAGGAACGCCATGGATGCTGTGCATTGTCTTCAAGCAGCAGTTCCCAGACAGTAGCTCCAGAGAAAGTGACCCTGGTGGTGGATGGCACCCGCTTTGCTGTGAATCCCCAGATCTTTACTGCTCACCCTGACACCATGCTGGGAAG AATGTTTGGGCCAGGCAGAGAGTACAATTTCACCCGGCCAAATGAGAAGGGCGAGTACGAGATCGCAGAAGGGATCAGCTCAGCTGTGTTCCGCACAGTGCTG GATTATTACAAAACTGGAATAATTAACTGCCCTGATGGGATTTCCATCCCAGACCTTCGAGACACGTGTGATTACCTCTGCATAAACTTTGATTTCAACACAATCAAATGTCAAGATTTAA GTGCTCTGTTACACGAGCTCTCCAATGATGGGGCTCACAAGCAGTTCGACAGCTACCTGGAGGAGCTGATCCTGCCCATCATGGTGGACAGCGCGAGGAAGGGGGAGCGCGAGTGTCACATCGTCGTACTGACCGATGAGGACACCGTGGACTGGGATGAGGATCATCCACCTCCCATGGGAGAGGAGTATTCACAAA TCCTTTACAGTTCCAAGCTGTACAGATTCTTCAAGTACATTGAGAACCGGGATGTGGCAAAAGCTGTGTTAAAGGAACGGGGCCTGAAGAACATTCGCATTGGCATCGAAG GGTATCCCACCTGCAAGGAGAAGGTGAAGAGGAGGCCCGGTGGCCGCTCCGAGGTGATCTACAACTACGTGCAGCGGCCGTTCATCCAGATGTcctgggagaaggaggagggcaAGAGCCGCCACGTTGATTTCCAGTGTGTTCGGAGCAAATCCCTAACAAACCTGGTAACGGTGGGGGATGATGTTTCAGAGGACCACGAAGTTATAATGCATCACCCCCCACAAGTGGATGAACTGGACAGGCTGAATGCCCCCTTCTCCCAAATGGTTGTTAATGATCTACCGGATTAG